One segment of Brassica napus cultivar Da-Ae chromosome C3, Da-Ae, whole genome shotgun sequence DNA contains the following:
- the LOC106431762 gene encoding probable boron transporter 3 isoform X1 — MAEAESFVPFQGIKNDIKGRLRCYKHDWTSGFRAGFRILAPTTYIFFASAIPVITFGEQLERDTDGKITAVQTLVSTALCGVIHSIIGGQPLLILGVAEPTVIMYTFMFNFAKNRQDLGSNLFLAWTGWVCLWTGLLLFLLAILGACSFINRFTRLAGELFGILIAMLFMQEAIRGIVDEFGVPGRTNPRSAQFQPAWVFANGMFGLVLSFGLLYTALKSRKARSWRFGAEWLRGFIADYGVPVMVVVWTCVSYIPWKSVPQGIPRRLVSPNPWSPGAYQNWTVIKEMLDVPVVYIVLALVPASMIAVLYYFDHSVASQLAQQQDFNLRKPPSFHYDLLLLGFLTILCGLIGIPPSNGVIPQSPMHTKSLATLKHQLLRNKLVAAARKCIRNKATLGEVYGSMEEAYQQMQSPLIHQGPSRIQGLKQSQMQKGLGSVNADTLVDEAVFDVETEVENVLPVEVKEQRLSNFLQAMLVAGCVAAMPLIKRIPSSVLWGYFAYMAIESLPGNQFWERIVLLFTAPSRRFKVLEDNHAVFVETVPFKTMAMFTLFQTGYLLVCFGITWVPVAGVLFPLMIMFLVPVRQYVLPNFFKGAHLQDLDAAEYEEAPALLSFNLKPEGEVSRATSFADSGEVMDGMFTRSRGEIRRVNSVKLAGSVGGGSTGGSPAGGVELMRRVVSFQNPRVSEKVYIRSLSDYRGGGESSPRSPAGRAPLSPRFAAAGGGGGGEQRLSNLGKSV, encoded by the exons ATGGCTGAGGCAGAGAGCTTTGTCCCTTTTCAAGGGATAAAGAATGATATCAAAGGAAGACTCAGATGCTACAAACATGACTGGACCAGTGGTTTCAGAGCTGGATTTAG GATTCTGGCACCGACAACTTACATTTTCTTTGCATCCGCCATTCCCGTGATTACATTTGGAGAACAGCTAGAGAGAGATACTG ATGGGAAGATCACAGCTGTTCAAACCTTAGTTTCAACTGCATTATGTGGAGTGATACATTCCATTATAGGAGGCCAGCCATTGTTGATTCTCGGTGTTGCAGAGCCTACTGTTATAATGTACACCTTCATGTTCAACTTCGCCAAAAACAGACAGGACTTGGGGTCTAATCTCTTTCTCGCATGGACCGGAtg GGTTTGCTTGTGGACGGGGCTATTGCTATTCTTGTTAGCTATTCTAGGCGCTTGCTCCTTTATCAATCGGTTCACTCGTCTTGCTGGGGAGCTTTTTGGTATCTTGATAGCAATGCTTTTCATGCAAGAAGCCATTAGA ggCATTGTGGATGAGTTTGGTGTCCCTGGAAGAACAAATCCGAGATCAGCTCAGTTCCAACCTGCTTGGGTGTTTGCAAATGGaatgttcggtttggttttgtcTTTTGGACTTCTTTATACCGCGCTGAAAAGCCGTAAAGCAAGGTCTTGGAGGTTTGGTGCTG AATGGTTAAGAGGGTTTATAGCAGACTATGGTGTGCCAGTGATGGTAGTAGTGTGGACTTGTGTATCATACATACCTTGGAAGAGTGTTCCTCAAGGGATACCGAGACGCCTCGTTAGTCCTAATCCATGGTCCCCTGGTGCTTATCAGAATTGGACTGTCATTAAG GAGATGCTGGATGTGCCTGTAGTTTACATTGTTTTAGCGTTGGTTCCAGCGTCAATGATCGCTGTTCTTTACTACTTTGATCATAGTGTAGCTTCACAGCTAGCACAGCAGCAAGATTTTAACCTGAGGAAGCCACCTTCTTTTCATTATGATCTGCTTCTTCTAGGCTTCTTG ACAATCTTATGTGGTCTCATTGGGATCCCTCCATCTAATGGTGTCATCCCACAATCTCCAATGCACACAAAAAGCTTAGCAACATTGAAACACCAG TTACTACGCAACAAACTCGTGGCAGCTGCGCGAAAATGCATCAGAAACAAGGCAACGTTAGGAGAAGTCTACGGAAGCATGGAAGAAGCTTACCAGCAAATGCAAAGCCCTCTGATACACCAAGGACCTTCTCGG ATTCAGGGACTCAAACAGTCACAAATGCAGAAGGGTTTAGGATCAGTAAACGCAGATACACTGGTTGATGAAGCGGTGTTCGATGTGGAGACAGAAGTGGAGAATGTGTTGCCGGTGGAAGTGAAAGAACAAAGACTAAGCAACTTTCTTCAAGCTATGTTGGTTGCTGGATGCGTTGCAGCGATGCCGTTGATCAAAAGGATCCCTAGTTCGGTTCTTTGGGGTTACTTTGCTTACATGGCTATTGAAAGCCTCCCAGGGAATCAGTTCTGGGAGAGGATTGTGCTTCTCTTCACCGCTCCAAGCAGGAGATTCAA AGTTCTTGAGGATAACCATGCGGTGTTTGTTGAAACGGTGCCGTTTAAGACGATGGCGATGTTTACTTTGTTTCAAACGGGGTACTTGCTGGTCTGCTTTGGGATCACGTGGGTTCCGGTGGCTGGTGTTTTGTTCCCGTTGATGATAATGTTTCTTGTTCCGGTGAGGCAATACGTGTTGCCTAACTTCTTTAAAGGAGCTCATCTTCAGGACTTGGACGCTGCTGAGTATGAAGAAGCTCCTGCTCTCTTATCATTCAACCTCAAACCA GAAGGTGAAGTGAGCCGTGCGACGTCGTTTGCAGACAGTGGAGAAGTGATGGACGGGATGTTCACGAGGAGCAGAGGAGAGATACGGAGAGTGAACAGCGTTAAGCTCGCTGGCAGCGTAGGAGGTGGATCAACGGGAGGTTCGCCTGCGGGTGGAGTGGAGTTGATGAGGAGAGTGGTGAGTTTTCAGAATCCTAGAGTTTCGGAGAAAGTGTATATACGGAGCTTAAGTGATtacagaggaggaggagagagtaGTCCGAGGTCGCCAGCTGGAAGAGCTCCTCTCAGTCCACGGTTTGCGGCTGCgggaggtggaggaggaggagaacaGAGACTTTCTAATTTGGGAAAGTCTGTTTAG
- the LOC106431759 gene encoding putative elongation of fatty acids protein DDB_G0272012 → MALAYSTLTYWLVNHPYIANFTWTEGETLGSTVFFVAIVVSLYLSATFLLRHAVVSLPSLGSKILKPITAVHSFILCLLSLIMAVGCILSVTSDPTMRLFHTICFPLDVKPKGPLFFWGQVFYLSKILEFGDTLLIILGKSFQRLSFLHVYHHATVVILCFTWLRTRQSMFPVALVTNSLVHVVMYGYYFLCAVGRRPRWKRFVTEFQIVQFVFGFFLSGWMFPEHYFGSGCSGVWTIYFMGAFNGSLLVLFFNFRSKNYANKKQSDNYFPKETIKLA, encoded by the coding sequence ATGGCATTAGCTTACTCCACCCTAACCTACTGGCTCGTGAACCACCCCTACATCGCCAACTTCACATGGACCGAAGGTGAAACCCTTGGCTCCACCGTGTTCTTTGTAGCCATTGTAGTCTCCCTTTACCTCTCCGCAACATTCCTCCTTCGACATGCCGTCGTTTCACTCCCCTCACTCGGTTCCAAAATTCTCAAACCAATCACAGCCGTTCACAGCTTCATCCTCTGCCTCCTCTCCCTTATCATGGCCGTTGGTTGCATTCTCTCCGTAACCTCAGACCCCACAATGCGCCTTTTCCACACGATTTGTTTTCCCCTCGACGTGAAACCTAAAGGACCGCTCTTCTTCTGGGGTCAAGTCTTCTACCTATCCAAGATCCTTGAGTTCGGAGACACGCTTCTCATCATACTCGGCAAATCATTCCAACGGCTCTCGTTCCTCCACGTGTACCACCATGCAACGGTTGTGATCTTGTGCTTCACCTGGCTCCGAACCCGCCAGTCGATGTTTCCTGTTGCGCTTGTGACGAACTCGTTGGTCCACGTCGTGATGTACGGTTACTATTTTCTTTGTGCAGTTGGACGGAGACCGAGGTGGAAGAGGTTTGTGACGGAGTTTCAGATTGTGCAGTTTGTTTTCGGGTTCTTTTTATCAGGTTGGATGTTCCCGGAGCATTATTTCGGGTCGGGTTGCTCCGGGGTTTGGACAATATATTTCATGGGTGCGTTTAATGGGTCTCTCTTGGTTCTCTTCTTCAACTTCCGCTCCAAGAACTATGCTAACAAGAAACAATCAGATAATTATTTTCCAAAAGAAACGATTAAACTGGCTTAA
- the LOC106431754 gene encoding autophagy-related protein 8h produces the protein MGIVVKSFKDQFSSDERLKESSNIIAKYPDRVPVIIEKYSNADLPDMEKSKFLVPRDMTVGHFIHMLSNRLQLDPSKALFVFVQNTLPQTAARMDSLYNTFKEEDGFLYMTYSTEKTFG, from the exons ATGGGGATTGTCGTCAAGTCATTCAAAGATCAATTCTCCTCTG ATGAGAGATTGAAGGAGTCGAGCAACATCATTGCCAAATATCCAGATAGAGTTCCG GTAATCATTGAGAAATATTCAAATGCAGACCTGCCTGACATGGAGAAGAGCAA GTTCTTGGTCCCACGAGACATGACTGTTGGACATTTCATTCACATGCTAAGCAATAGGCTACAGTTAGATCCATCTAAAGCTCTGTTTGTTTTTGTACAGAACACACTTCCTCAAACAG CTGCTCGCATGGACTCTTTGTACAATACTTTCAAGGAAGAAGATGGTTTCCTCTACATGACTTACAGCACTGAGAAGACATTCGgctaa
- the LOC106431762 gene encoding probable boron transporter 3 isoform X2, with product MAEAESFVPFQGIKNDIKGRLRCYKHDWTSGFRAGFRILAPTTYIFFASAIPVITFGEQLERDTDGKITAVQTLVSTALCGVIHSIIGGQPLLILGVAEPTVIMYTFMFNFAKNRQDLGSNLFLAWTGWVCLWTGLLLFLLAILGACSFINRFTRLAGELFGILIAMLFMQEAIRGIVDEFGVPGRTNPRSAQFQPAWVFANGMFGLVLSFGLLYTALKSRKARSWRFGAEWLRGFIADYGVPVMVVVWTCVSYIPWKSVPQGIPRRLVSPNPWSPGAYQNWTVIKEMLDVPVVYIVLALVPASMIAVLYYFDHSVASQLAQQQDFNLRKPPSFHYDLLLLGFLTILCGLIGIPPSNGVIPQSPMHTKSLATLKHQLLRNKLVAAARKCIRNKATLGEVYGSMEEAYQQMQSPLIHQGPSRGLKQSQMQKGLGSVNADTLVDEAVFDVETEVENVLPVEVKEQRLSNFLQAMLVAGCVAAMPLIKRIPSSVLWGYFAYMAIESLPGNQFWERIVLLFTAPSRRFKVLEDNHAVFVETVPFKTMAMFTLFQTGYLLVCFGITWVPVAGVLFPLMIMFLVPVRQYVLPNFFKGAHLQDLDAAEYEEAPALLSFNLKPEGEVSRATSFADSGEVMDGMFTRSRGEIRRVNSVKLAGSVGGGSTGGSPAGGVELMRRVVSFQNPRVSEKVYIRSLSDYRGGGESSPRSPAGRAPLSPRFAAAGGGGGGEQRLSNLGKSV from the exons ATGGCTGAGGCAGAGAGCTTTGTCCCTTTTCAAGGGATAAAGAATGATATCAAAGGAAGACTCAGATGCTACAAACATGACTGGACCAGTGGTTTCAGAGCTGGATTTAG GATTCTGGCACCGACAACTTACATTTTCTTTGCATCCGCCATTCCCGTGATTACATTTGGAGAACAGCTAGAGAGAGATACTG ATGGGAAGATCACAGCTGTTCAAACCTTAGTTTCAACTGCATTATGTGGAGTGATACATTCCATTATAGGAGGCCAGCCATTGTTGATTCTCGGTGTTGCAGAGCCTACTGTTATAATGTACACCTTCATGTTCAACTTCGCCAAAAACAGACAGGACTTGGGGTCTAATCTCTTTCTCGCATGGACCGGAtg GGTTTGCTTGTGGACGGGGCTATTGCTATTCTTGTTAGCTATTCTAGGCGCTTGCTCCTTTATCAATCGGTTCACTCGTCTTGCTGGGGAGCTTTTTGGTATCTTGATAGCAATGCTTTTCATGCAAGAAGCCATTAGA ggCATTGTGGATGAGTTTGGTGTCCCTGGAAGAACAAATCCGAGATCAGCTCAGTTCCAACCTGCTTGGGTGTTTGCAAATGGaatgttcggtttggttttgtcTTTTGGACTTCTTTATACCGCGCTGAAAAGCCGTAAAGCAAGGTCTTGGAGGTTTGGTGCTG AATGGTTAAGAGGGTTTATAGCAGACTATGGTGTGCCAGTGATGGTAGTAGTGTGGACTTGTGTATCATACATACCTTGGAAGAGTGTTCCTCAAGGGATACCGAGACGCCTCGTTAGTCCTAATCCATGGTCCCCTGGTGCTTATCAGAATTGGACTGTCATTAAG GAGATGCTGGATGTGCCTGTAGTTTACATTGTTTTAGCGTTGGTTCCAGCGTCAATGATCGCTGTTCTTTACTACTTTGATCATAGTGTAGCTTCACAGCTAGCACAGCAGCAAGATTTTAACCTGAGGAAGCCACCTTCTTTTCATTATGATCTGCTTCTTCTAGGCTTCTTG ACAATCTTATGTGGTCTCATTGGGATCCCTCCATCTAATGGTGTCATCCCACAATCTCCAATGCACACAAAAAGCTTAGCAACATTGAAACACCAG TTACTACGCAACAAACTCGTGGCAGCTGCGCGAAAATGCATCAGAAACAAGGCAACGTTAGGAGAAGTCTACGGAAGCATGGAAGAAGCTTACCAGCAAATGCAAAGCCCTCTGATACACCAAGGACCTTCTCGG GGACTCAAACAGTCACAAATGCAGAAGGGTTTAGGATCAGTAAACGCAGATACACTGGTTGATGAAGCGGTGTTCGATGTGGAGACAGAAGTGGAGAATGTGTTGCCGGTGGAAGTGAAAGAACAAAGACTAAGCAACTTTCTTCAAGCTATGTTGGTTGCTGGATGCGTTGCAGCGATGCCGTTGATCAAAAGGATCCCTAGTTCGGTTCTTTGGGGTTACTTTGCTTACATGGCTATTGAAAGCCTCCCAGGGAATCAGTTCTGGGAGAGGATTGTGCTTCTCTTCACCGCTCCAAGCAGGAGATTCAA AGTTCTTGAGGATAACCATGCGGTGTTTGTTGAAACGGTGCCGTTTAAGACGATGGCGATGTTTACTTTGTTTCAAACGGGGTACTTGCTGGTCTGCTTTGGGATCACGTGGGTTCCGGTGGCTGGTGTTTTGTTCCCGTTGATGATAATGTTTCTTGTTCCGGTGAGGCAATACGTGTTGCCTAACTTCTTTAAAGGAGCTCATCTTCAGGACTTGGACGCTGCTGAGTATGAAGAAGCTCCTGCTCTCTTATCATTCAACCTCAAACCA GAAGGTGAAGTGAGCCGTGCGACGTCGTTTGCAGACAGTGGAGAAGTGATGGACGGGATGTTCACGAGGAGCAGAGGAGAGATACGGAGAGTGAACAGCGTTAAGCTCGCTGGCAGCGTAGGAGGTGGATCAACGGGAGGTTCGCCTGCGGGTGGAGTGGAGTTGATGAGGAGAGTGGTGAGTTTTCAGAATCCTAGAGTTTCGGAGAAAGTGTATATACGGAGCTTAAGTGATtacagaggaggaggagagagtaGTCCGAGGTCGCCAGCTGGAAGAGCTCCTCTCAGTCCACGGTTTGCGGCTGCgggaggtggaggaggaggagaacaGAGACTTTCTAATTTGGGAAAGTCTGTTTAG